A window of Desulforegulaceae bacterium genomic DNA:
AAATATTTAAAAATCCTCAACCTTGATAATCGGGAGTTGGACTTTGATTTTCTTTGTCAGCTGGTGAGCCGTCATTTGGCAACTTTTGCTTTTAGCAGTGTAGGGTGCCTTCTTGGCCATGATCTGCCATTGGACTTTGATTCTTTGTTCAGCCGAATTTTAGTTAACCGTCGTGGTGGATATTGTTTTGAGCACAATGGTTTTTTTTATGAGATCCTTGAAGAGCTGGGTTTTTCGCCAGAACTTTATCTGGCACGGGTGATTTATGGTCAGGACACTCACCCGGGTTTAACTCACCGATTGTCAATAGTTAAGTGTCAAGGGCAATCCTATGTTTTGGATGTAGGATTTGGCCCCTATTGTCCCAGGGTACCGGTTCCCATGTCAGGGGCTGAAACAAATGACGGTCATAAAGTTTTTCGTATTCATGAAAAACGTCAGGGCGAGTATCATATTCAGGTTTTAAAGGATAATGATTTTTTTTCATTGTACAGGTTTGAGCTTGCACGCTATGGTCAATCCGATTGCGAGATAGGGCATTTTTATTCCCATCGTCATCCTGACGCGCCCTTGGTTAACCTGCTTGTTGCCTCCCGAGTTCTGGGTAATGAAACTCGATTATTAAATAATCTTGAGTATTCCGTAAGCCGGGGAAATAAAAAAGAAACCATTCAAGTTTCCAGCTCTCAGCAGCTTATCCAAATACTTACTAAAGAGCTTGATATTCAAATAACAGATGAAGAAGGTCGTCAATTGTATCAAGGGTTGTCAGCTAAGAAAACCAAACTTTTTTAAACTTTGAAAGGGGTAGGTAAACTAATCTTTTTTACTTTTGCTTCCCTTGTATCTGATTAACCCCTCCTGGGCAGTTGAGGCAACAAGAACTCCGTCTTTATTAAAAATCTGCCCTCTGTTAAATCCCCTTGAGCCTGATGCACTTGGGCTTTCCATGGAATAAAGAAGCCATTGGTCCATTTTGAATTTTCTATGAAACCAGATTGAATGATCAAGGCTTGCCACAGCCATTTCAGGCCCCCAAAAAGTTTGTCCATGGGGATATAATGAAGTGGGCAGAAATCCAAAATCAGAAGCATAGGCAAGGATGAGTTTATGAATTAGAGGATCTTTAGGAAGAATACCTGAAGCTTTAAGCCAGGCATATTTAAAAGGTTCTTTTTTTTCAGGTTTAAAAGGATCAACAGGATTTACCTGTCTTATTTCAACGGGTTTGTCCCGGATAAGTTTCTTTCTTATAGGTTCAGGTAATTTATCTTTTATTTTTCTTAGATATTCAAGATCCGAGACTAAATTTTCAGGGACTGGAAGATCAGGCATGGAAGATTGATGTTCAAATCCGTTTTCTTCTATATGAAACGAAGCTGTCATGGAAAAAATTATTTTTCCTTTTTGAATTGCTTTTACCTGTCTTGTGCTGAAGCTGCGTCCGTCTCTTAGGTTTTTAACTTTGTAAATAACAGGAAGTTCAGGGTTGCCGGGCCTGAGAAAATATCCGTGAACACTGTGGGCCTGTTTTTCTTTACCAATGGTTTTTGCGGCAGCAGATAAAGACTGCCCAAACACCTGTCCTCCGAAAATACTTCCAAAACCTAAATCCTCACTTTTGCCCCTGAAAATGTTTTCTTCAATTTTTTCAAGTTTTAAAAGCAAAATAAGTTTTTCTAAAGCACTGTTTTTTGAATCTTTATCCATATTCTTTCCTGGTTTTTATAAATATTAAAGATGACATAAGTCTTTTGAGAAAAGTTAAACAATTAGCATCTTAATTGTTTTAATTCAAAAAACAAAAAGCATTAAATAAACTCAAAGCTAATTAATAGCCTTTTTGCTGTTTTTTTAGTTAAACAAGGTTGGAGTTGGCAAACTCCCAATTAACAAGATTAGCTAAAAAGTTATCAAGGTATTCACCTCGTTTGTTTTGATAATCAAGGTAATATGCATGCTCCCATACATCTATTGTGAGTAAAGGTTTCAAGCCATGAGCTATGGGTGTATCAGCATTTGAAGTTTTCATAATCTCTAACTTATTGTTTTTGATGATCAACCATACCCAGCCGCTGCCGAATTGAGTAAGTCCGGCATTTTTCAATTGCTCAACAAAGTTATTGTATTCTCCAAAATCGGCTTTGATTTTCTCTGCAATTTCGCCTGTGGGTAATCCCCCTCCATTAGGTTTCATTGAGTGCCAGTAAAATGTGTGATTCCAAACTTGCGCCCCATTGTTGAATATTCCAACTTTGTCAGTATCATTTACTGTTTTTTTGATAATATCTTCTAATTTTTCATTGGCCAGGTCTGTTCCTTTGATTAGCTTATTCAGGTTAGTAACATAAGCGTTATGGTGTTTCCCATGATGAAAGTCCAATGTCTTTGCACTGATATGAGGTTCCAGCCTATCTTTTTCGTAAGGAAGATCTTGTAAAATAATAGTCATTTTTTTCTCCTTTTTAGGTGTTTTTTGTTTCTAACTGTTGTTAAGACGAGTCAATCCATACTTTTTTGCTTTTTGTATGGCCTGCTGATACTCTTCAGCATAAATTACGGCATTAAGTTCAGGAAATTGGCGAGCTGTGCCTGCCACCCTGTATTGATCCATGATATTTACAAAGCAGTTAACTGAAATTTCTTTAGCAAGGAATTTCAAAATAGCATCAGTTTCTTCAGCACCCCCAGGCATTAGGAGATGGCGGACTATTAGTCCTTGCTTGGCTTCTCCTTTTTTATTTATCTTGAGATCTCCCACTTGTCGATGCATTTCTTTCAGGGCCTTTTGAGCTGTTTCCGGATAATTTTTGGCA
This region includes:
- a CDS encoding arylamine N-acetyltransferase produces the protein MHRTEMVNKYLKILNLDNRELDFDFLCQLVSRHLATFAFSSVGCLLGHDLPLDFDSLFSRILVNRRGGYCFEHNGFFYEILEELGFSPELYLARVIYGQDTHPGLTHRLSIVKCQGQSYVLDVGFGPYCPRVPVPMSGAETNDGHKVFRIHEKRQGEYHIQVLKDNDFFSLYRFELARYGQSDCEIGHFYSHRHPDAPLVNLLVASRVLGNETRLLNNLEYSVSRGNKKETIQVSSSQQLIQILTKELDIQITDEEGRQLYQGLSAKKTKLF
- the tesB gene encoding acyl-CoA thioesterase II; translation: MDKDSKNSALEKLILLLKLEKIEENIFRGKSEDLGFGSIFGGQVFGQSLSAAAKTIGKEKQAHSVHGYFLRPGNPELPVIYKVKNLRDGRSFSTRQVKAIQKGKIIFSMTASFHIEENGFEHQSSMPDLPVPENLVSDLEYLRKIKDKLPEPIRKKLIRDKPVEIRQVNPVDPFKPEKKEPFKYAWLKASGILPKDPLIHKLILAYASDFGFLPTSLYPHGQTFWGPEMAVASLDHSIWFHRKFKMDQWLLYSMESPSASGSRGFNRGQIFNKDGVLVASTAQEGLIRYKGSKSKKD
- a CDS encoding superoxide dismutase; translation: MTIILQDLPYEKDRLEPHISAKTLDFHHGKHHNAYVTNLNKLIKGTDLANEKLEDIIKKTVNDTDKVGIFNNGAQVWNHTFYWHSMKPNGGGLPTGEIAEKIKADFGEYNNFVEQLKNAGLTQFGSGWVWLIIKNNKLEIMKTSNADTPIAHGLKPLLTIDVWEHAYYLDYQNKRGEYLDNFLANLVNWEFANSNLV